The proteins below come from a single Paraconexibacter algicola genomic window:
- a CDS encoding helix-turn-helix domain-containing protein, with amino-acid sequence MTRTHAKSRGRALRVNRLLIEHRLDAGMTPNDLAKRAGISGNTVRAAERGEYVDPRSQRAIACALQATRVVLFPFERQREAA; translated from the coding sequence ATGACGCGAACTCACGCAAAATCGCGCGGCCGGGCACTGCGGGTGAACCGCCTGCTCATCGAGCACCGCCTCGACGCCGGCATGACGCCCAACGACCTCGCCAAGCGAGCAGGGATCAGCGGCAACACCGTCCGAGCCGCCGAGCGCGGCGAGTACGTCGACCCGCGCAGCCAGCGCGCGATCGCCTGCGCGCTCCAGGCGACCCGCGTTGTCCTCTTCCCCTTCGAGCGCCAGCGGGAGGCCGCATGA
- a CDS encoding phage tail tape measure protein produces MARSRGVRIPIAGDPADLQKATGDAARSLEKLQKDGARALDELAKKSEGASLAQRRALLQVETAQDRAAAAVKRYGEDSIQARRAVLKYDEALDQVRRSSSEVESATDKAGSAADALGGKMGKGGKLAAGLLGTIGVAETLRTTLENALTVDRGQRDLGARLGLTPAQAKTAGKTAGRLYAKAYGENLGDVTRAVDAVVSSIRGMREATQADVERAAGQALNFARVFEVDVAEAVTSVSTLLNSGLAENSTQAFDLLTTAAQRVPAGIRDELLAATAEYSQFFAQVGMDGEEAFGVLLAGSTKGRIGIDKAADAVKEFTIRGTDLSTTSREAYKAIGLDAEDMSRKLLKGGREGQDATRKIADGLLGIKDPAKRSNEAIKLFGTPLEDLGTKNVPAFLRAISGAKTGMEGFAGASERIGTNLNGGPAAAIERFKRRVTKAFTDGFGSAIIAGEDAVSWVKDNWKTAIFIPGGLAGAMLLAFKTAFNAVRKPVADTTAFILRRFDNMLGGLTTFLSAAGRIPGIGGKFRAAARGIDEAREKLRATADAIQGVNDKKIKLRVDDKELLAALTSARSLRELATDSRFALSQRPRSGGRRGGRVGSLGFRAGGMVPVAVSSGERLRFPDGSWSTVPGARVAADNVDTAVPAGTEVYTDHGQQLLAMGASRSFALRMQRPHFARGGKVRLGQGYQGNATTAGFEAGLGGATGVGGSFLNELIAGTTGNRDVAPRAQVRATGPSTERGDGSGAGGFAKYGLTAGQATRARRMLGTATAIARKGMPYQYGGFGNPSYDCSGYVSKILAAGGIGNGRMVVAQGTGLYVHGRPGPGKYVTWGVRGSSGRNAHTMIKLGNRYFESGGGAGPGERRGWNGAFQMRHFPGFRKGGKVRSLNTLVDATARPSATDEGGTRAAFAALAKRLADSTRVSYDALARLVARVTTMAAKERRDGDKVDARRFDAVRNLARAEQGRRLAQPIVRLQATQDRLSRADTRLGLQQRISGVTGEAAIRQQLDRAGSALGSLSARRTELVRALDRAKALGNTKAVSELTTALRGLDDQTLEVQASMADLNRELKDTQRQQVEQALEARTANASARLQLAQTTQGMSDDVEALRGNADAAYAVYADAVATFGAESTQAITALTALRGTWTDLAQGMRDQQLEGTRGALTALDRELLLAQIDTPGDTTDDQRIVRERLRIAEEALAAARAGGDTAAIDEFGPLVLQLREAIEAFAQQAAQSQTAMEDLLREMLAQRDQALRVAATEGGVLKQAIADAVSGQIGGLFGLGQQTPSFGGGGVRL; encoded by the coding sequence ATGGCACGTTCGCGCGGAGTCCGCATCCCGATCGCCGGCGATCCCGCCGATCTGCAGAAGGCCACCGGGGACGCGGCCCGCAGCCTCGAGAAGCTCCAGAAGGACGGGGCGCGCGCGCTCGACGAGCTCGCGAAGAAGTCCGAGGGCGCGTCGCTCGCGCAGCGGCGCGCTCTCCTGCAGGTCGAGACCGCGCAGGACCGCGCCGCCGCCGCCGTCAAGCGGTACGGCGAGGACTCGATCCAGGCGCGCCGCGCCGTGCTCAAGTACGACGAGGCGCTCGACCAGGTCCGCCGGTCGTCGTCGGAGGTCGAGTCGGCGACGGACAAGGCGGGGTCGGCGGCGGACGCGCTCGGCGGCAAGATGGGCAAGGGCGGCAAGCTCGCCGCCGGCCTGCTCGGCACGATCGGCGTCGCCGAGACCCTCCGCACGACGCTCGAGAACGCGCTCACCGTCGACCGCGGCCAGCGGGATCTCGGCGCGCGGCTCGGGCTCACGCCGGCGCAGGCGAAGACCGCGGGGAAGACCGCGGGCCGGCTCTACGCGAAGGCGTATGGCGAGAACCTCGGGGACGTGACGCGAGCGGTCGACGCGGTCGTGAGTTCGATCCGCGGGATGCGCGAGGCGACGCAGGCGGACGTCGAGCGCGCCGCCGGGCAGGCGCTGAACTTCGCGCGCGTCTTCGAGGTCGACGTCGCCGAAGCGGTCACGTCCGTCAGCACGCTCCTGAACAGCGGCCTCGCGGAGAACAGCACGCAGGCGTTCGATCTGCTCACGACGGCGGCGCAGCGCGTACCGGCGGGCATCCGCGACGAGCTCCTCGCGGCGACCGCGGAGTACTCGCAGTTCTTCGCCCAGGTCGGGATGGACGGCGAAGAGGCGTTCGGCGTGCTGCTCGCCGGGTCGACGAAGGGCCGCATCGGGATCGACAAGGCGGCGGACGCCGTCAAGGAGTTCACGATCCGCGGCACGGACCTCTCGACCACGAGCCGCGAGGCGTACAAGGCGATCGGCCTCGACGCCGAGGACATGAGCCGCAAGCTGCTCAAGGGCGGCCGAGAGGGACAGGACGCGACCCGGAAGATCGCCGACGGCCTCCTCGGGATCAAGGACCCGGCGAAGCGGTCGAACGAGGCGATCAAGCTGTTCGGCACCCCGCTCGAGGATCTCGGCACGAAGAACGTGCCGGCGTTCCTGCGCGCGATCAGCGGCGCCAAGACCGGCATGGAAGGGTTCGCGGGCGCGAGCGAGCGGATCGGGACGAACCTCAACGGCGGGCCAGCGGCGGCGATCGAGCGGTTCAAGCGCCGGGTCACGAAGGCGTTCACGGACGGGTTCGGGTCGGCGATCATCGCTGGCGAGGACGCGGTCAGCTGGGTCAAGGACAACTGGAAGACCGCGATCTTCATTCCGGGCGGGCTCGCCGGCGCGATGCTGCTCGCCTTCAAGACGGCGTTCAACGCGGTGCGCAAGCCGGTCGCGGACACGACGGCGTTCATCCTGCGCCGCTTCGACAACATGCTCGGCGGCCTGACGACGTTCCTCTCCGCGGCGGGCCGCATCCCGGGGATCGGCGGGAAGTTCAGGGCGGCGGCCCGGGGGATCGACGAGGCCCGCGAGAAGCTCCGCGCGACCGCGGACGCGATCCAGGGCGTCAACGACAAGAAGATCAAGCTCCGCGTCGACGACAAGGAGCTCCTCGCGGCGCTCACGTCCGCCCGCTCGCTGCGCGAGCTCGCGACCGACTCTCGCTTCGCGCTGAGTCAGCGCCCACGGTCCGGCGGGCGGCGCGGCGGACGGGTCGGCTCGCTCGGGTTCCGGGCGGGCGGCATGGTCCCCGTCGCGGTCTCGTCCGGCGAGCGGCTGCGGTTCCCTGACGGGTCGTGGTCGACCGTGCCCGGCGCGCGGGTCGCGGCGGACAACGTCGACACCGCGGTGCCGGCGGGCACGGAGGTCTACACCGACCACGGGCAGCAGCTGCTCGCGATGGGCGCGTCGCGGTCGTTCGCGCTGCGGATGCAGCGTCCGCACTTCGCGCGCGGCGGGAAGGTCCGGCTCGGGCAGGGCTACCAGGGCAACGCGACCACGGCGGGGTTCGAGGCCGGGCTCGGCGGCGCGACCGGGGTCGGCGGGTCGTTCCTGAACGAGCTCATCGCGGGCACCACCGGGAACCGGGACGTCGCGCCGCGCGCTCAGGTCCGGGCGACCGGCCCGAGCACCGAGCGCGGCGACGGCTCCGGTGCGGGCGGGTTCGCGAAGTACGGGCTCACGGCCGGGCAGGCGACGCGGGCACGGCGGATGCTCGGCACCGCGACCGCGATCGCGCGCAAGGGGATGCCGTACCAGTACGGCGGGTTCGGGAACCCCTCCTACGACTGCTCCGGCTACGTGTCGAAGATCCTCGCCGCCGGCGGGATCGGCAACGGCCGGATGGTCGTCGCGCAGGGCACCGGCCTCTACGTTCACGGGCGGCCCGGACCCGGCAAGTACGTCACCTGGGGAGTGCGCGGCAGCAGCGGCCGGAACGCGCACACGATGATCAAGCTCGGGAACCGGTACTTCGAGTCCGGGGGCGGCGCCGGCCCCGGCGAGCGCCGCGGCTGGAACGGCGCGTTCCAGATGCGGCACTTCCCCGGGTTCCGGAAGGGCGGCAAGGTCCGCTCGCTCAACACGCTCGTCGACGCGACGGCCCGCCCGTCCGCGACCGACGAGGGCGGCACCCGGGCCGCGTTCGCCGCGCTCGCGAAGCGCCTCGCCGACTCGACCCGCGTCAGCTACGACGCGCTCGCGCGGCTCGTCGCCCGCGTCACGACGATGGCCGCGAAGGAACGCCGCGACGGCGACAAGGTCGACGCGCGCCGATTCGACGCCGTCCGGAACCTCGCGCGCGCCGAGCAGGGCCGCCGGCTCGCGCAGCCGATCGTCCGGCTGCAGGCCACGCAGGACCGGCTCTCCCGCGCGGACACGCGCCTCGGGCTGCAGCAGCGGATCAGCGGCGTGACCGGCGAGGCGGCGATCCGGCAGCAGCTGGACCGCGCCGGGAGCGCGCTCGGGTCGCTCAGTGCGCGGCGGACCGAGCTCGTCCGGGCGCTCGACCGCGCGAAGGCGCTCGGGAACACGAAGGCGGTCAGCGAGCTCACGACGGCGCTGCGCGGCCTCGACGACCAGACCCTCGAGGTTCAGGCGTCGATGGCGGACCTCAACCGCGAGCTCAAGGACACGCAGCGCCAGCAGGTAGAGCAGGCGCTCGAGGCGCGCACCGCGAACGCGAGCGCCCGCCTGCAGCTGGCGCAGACCACGCAGGGCATGAGCGACGACGTCGAGGCGCTCCGCGGGAACGCGGACGCCGCCTACGCCGTCTACGCCGACGCCGTCGCGACGTTCGGCGCGGAGTCGACGCAGGCGATCACGGCGCTGACCGCGCTCCGCGGCACATGGACGGACCTCGCGCAGGGGATGCGCGACCAGCAGTTGGAGGGCACGCGCGGCGCGCTCACGGCACTCGATCGCGAGCTCCTGCTCGCGCAGATCGACACGCCGGGGGACACGACGGACGATCAGCGGATCGTCCGGGAGCGCCTGCGGATCGCGGAGGAGGCGCTCGCCGCGGCGCGCGCCGGCGGCGACACGGCGGCGATCGACGAGTTCGGTCCGCTCGTACTGCAGCTGCGCGAGGCGATCGAGGCGTTCGCGCAGCAGGCCGCGCAGTCGCAGACCGCGATGGAGGATCTCCTCCGGGAGATGCTCGCGCAGCGCGACCAGGCGTTGCGGGTCGCGGCGACCGAGGGCGGCGTGCTCAAGCAGGCGATCGCGGACGCGGTCAGCGGCCAGATCGGCGGGCTGTTCGGTCTCGGCCAGCAGACCCCGTCGTTCGGCGGCGGCGGCGTCCGGCTCTAG
- a CDS encoding HNH endonuclease, with the protein MPHMKVCACGCGTQLRGPRSVWAKGHCGRGVGGYAGLPPATKTCEMCGREYSRSELRSRQSNKHWAARRFCGEACRIASRGVERYPGAQSANWIGDQAGVGAGRKRARTFYPDAPPCEVCGDERSERHHVDGDTLNNRPSNIQFLCRKHHIAAEDRMAYRRLTADQKIASDERRRDKQRIRNREYARRKAAAKRAKETT; encoded by the coding sequence GTGCCGCACATGAAGGTGTGCGCCTGCGGCTGCGGTACGCAGCTGCGCGGCCCTCGGAGCGTGTGGGCCAAGGGACACTGCGGCCGGGGGGTCGGCGGCTACGCCGGGCTCCCCCCGGCCACGAAGACCTGCGAGATGTGCGGCCGGGAGTACAGCAGGTCGGAACTGCGGTCCCGGCAGTCGAACAAGCACTGGGCCGCCCGCCGCTTCTGCGGAGAGGCGTGCCGCATCGCGAGCCGCGGGGTCGAGCGGTACCCGGGCGCACAGTCGGCGAACTGGATCGGCGACCAAGCGGGCGTCGGGGCCGGGCGCAAGCGCGCGCGGACGTTCTACCCCGACGCGCCGCCCTGCGAGGTCTGCGGGGATGAGCGTTCCGAGCGACACCACGTCGACGGGGACACGCTGAACAACCGCCCGTCGAACATCCAGTTCCTCTGCAGGAAGCACCACATCGCCGCAGAGGACCGGATGGCCTATCGCCGCCTGACGGCGGACCAGAAGATCGCCAGCGACGAGCGCCGTCGCGACAAGCAACGCATCCGCAACCGCGAGTACGCGCGTCGCAAGGCTGCGGCCAAGCGCGCCAAGGAGACGACATGA
- a CDS encoding peptidoglycan recognition protein family protein: MSVLSRWKARLRVRRNLLRAARRRHEANPTPESRRVIDDRKEQVAYAERVVERHDRDDRPRIVNLDLKPREGSQLSPQGTLRAVTGHYTAGPVDQTDEQCEALLRGYDRAHKAKGWTMLGYAFAISRAGTIYLGRPATAIGAHVLNQNSGNVGIVCNGTTGDRPTAAQARSLRWLLANAHTDALPKAWRVDLRGLPVKGHNDWMATACPGSFKRMYTSKGTKR, encoded by the coding sequence ATGTCCGTGCTGTCCCGCTGGAAGGCGCGCCTGCGCGTGCGCCGCAACCTTCTCCGCGCCGCCCGCCGGCGCCACGAGGCGAACCCGACCCCCGAGAGCCGCCGGGTCATCGACGACCGCAAGGAGCAGGTCGCGTACGCCGAGCGCGTCGTCGAGCGCCACGACCGCGACGACCGCCCCCGGATCGTGAACCTCGACCTCAAGCCCCGGGAGGGGTCGCAGCTGTCGCCCCAGGGCACGCTGCGCGCCGTCACCGGCCACTACACCGCCGGACCGGTCGACCAGACCGACGAGCAGTGCGAGGCGCTCCTGCGCGGCTACGACCGCGCGCACAAGGCGAAGGGCTGGACCATGCTCGGGTACGCGTTCGCGATCAGCCGCGCGGGCACGATCTACCTCGGCCGGCCTGCCACCGCGATCGGCGCGCACGTCCTGAACCAGAACAGCGGGAACGTCGGGATCGTCTGCAACGGCACGACCGGGGACCGGCCGACCGCGGCGCAGGCCCGCTCGCTGCGATGGCTCCTCGCGAACGCGCATACGGACGCGCTCCCGAAGGCGTGGCGCGTCGACCTCCGCGGCCTCCCGGTCAAGGGGCACAACGACTGGATGGCGACCGCCTGCCCGGGGTCGTTCAAGCGCATGTACACGAGCAAGGGGACGAAGCGATGA
- a CDS encoding phage tail tube protein yields the protein MSNAYMQLKFESTPGFEGSTDTLSTKTIFPPLIGAGFSLNPQHLDRDDEARGTDDASAVVSEMFDPSWTLETRMYPDLVGFLLKGLLGAPVTTAGDGIITDPDAATIPVGAYRHVWTAPFGPAGPSPQTMQGVFGYKDQGVWWRVKGMAIESLEITTPTQGGTRLQINGQATFAQRISDPSLVPAPESIATRPFLRSGLTLPTWLSNTGVTEDYSTTISNSIEPYHSLGSASKYPDLMEKGEGLIVCTGSVPKRRLAVADMDALRDATGFAATAKWLNESSIGVTASKYALWQAMSNCQYVDGNPGDLSNARRIGADLSFKATNAGAASVVYTLVNATSAYS from the coding sequence ATGAGCAACGCGTACATGCAGCTGAAGTTCGAGAGCACCCCCGGGTTCGAGGGGAGCACGGACACGCTGTCCACGAAGACGATTTTCCCGCCGCTGATCGGCGCCGGGTTCAGCCTCAACCCGCAGCATCTCGACCGCGACGACGAGGCCCGCGGCACCGACGACGCGTCCGCCGTCGTCAGCGAGATGTTCGACCCGTCGTGGACCCTCGAGACCCGCATGTACCCCGACCTCGTCGGGTTTCTGCTCAAGGGTCTGCTCGGCGCCCCGGTCACCACCGCCGGCGACGGGATCATCACCGACCCGGACGCCGCCACGATCCCCGTCGGCGCGTACCGGCACGTCTGGACCGCCCCCTTCGGGCCGGCCGGCCCGTCCCCGCAGACGATGCAGGGCGTGTTCGGCTACAAGGACCAGGGCGTCTGGTGGCGCGTGAAGGGCATGGCGATCGAGTCGCTCGAGATCACCACGCCGACGCAGGGCGGCACCCGCCTGCAGATCAACGGGCAGGCGACGTTCGCGCAGCGGATCAGCGACCCGTCGCTCGTCCCCGCCCCCGAGTCGATCGCGACCCGCCCGTTCCTGCGGTCCGGGCTGACGCTCCCGACGTGGCTGTCGAACACCGGGGTCACCGAGGACTACTCGACGACGATCAGCAACAGCATCGAGCCGTACCACTCGCTCGGGTCGGCGTCGAAGTACCCCGACCTGATGGAGAAGGGCGAGGGGCTCATCGTCTGCACCGGCAGCGTCCCGAAGCGCCGCCTCGCGGTCGCCGACATGGACGCCCTCCGTGACGCGACCGGGTTCGCCGCGACCGCGAAGTGGCTGAACGAGTCGTCGATCGGCGTGACCGCGTCGAAGTACGCGCTCTGGCAGGCGATGAGCAACTGCCAGTACGTCGACGGCAACCCCGGCGACCTGAGCAACGCGCGCCGGATCGGCGCCGACCTCTCGTTCAAGGCGACCAACGCCGGCGCCGCGTCGGTCGTCTACACGCTCGTCAACGCCACGTCCGCGTACAGCTAG